The Phaeacidiphilus oryzae TH49 region AGCACGCGATCGACGACGCCAAGGGCGACCCCGCCCTCTCCAAGCTGGTCTCCCCGCTCAGCGGCGGGGTGGACTCGCTGAAGTCGCTCGGCAGCAAGGCCGCCCACGGCCAGGCCAGCGAGCAGGACCTCGGCCAGTTCAGCAGCGTCGTCGACAAGGTGAAGGGCGCCGCGAGCAAGGACGGGCTGAACGTGACCAACCAGATCCCCTCGGCCTCGCAACTGGTGAAGGGCTGACCTCCGCCGGCGGCACGCGGCGGGGCGGACCCCCGCTACCGCCGCGTGCTGCCGTGCGCCCCCCTCTGCCCCCAGCGCACACCACCGGCGTAAGGCCCCGGCGCACACCACCGCACGGACACCCGTATCCTGCTCAGTACGCTCCCGGGAACCCGACTCGCCGTACCCCCCCGTACCGGCGTCGTCTCGCGGTCCCTCGTGGTCGCCCGCCGAATCCGCGGGTCCCGAGGAGCAGGGCACGAGGCTGAGAGGGGCTCGATGGATGCAACGGGCAAAACCGGCGACGCGGGCGTGAGCCGGTTCGGTTCCTGGTGGCGACGGGCCCTCCCCGGCGGGGAGGAGACCCAGGGCGGGGTCCGCGCGCGCTCCCTCACCCGCTCCCGCTCCCGCGGAACCCGGGCGGCCACCCCCGACGAGCGGCGCGACCTGCTGCTCGCCGCGGTACGCGCCGGCTTCCCGGTGGCCCCGGCCGCCCACTCGGCCGGCTACCGCTGCTCCTGCGACCGGGTCGGCTGCCCGAGCCCCGCCCAGCATCCGATCTCCTTCGCCTGGCAGACGCAGGCCAGCACGGACCCCGAGCAGATCGACCACTGGCTCGCCAGGTATCCGGAGGCCAACTTCGTCACCGCGACCGGCCGCGCCCACGACGTCCTCGACGTCCCGGCGTCGGCCGGTCGCCTCGCTCTGGAGCGGATCGAGGCGAGCGGCGGGCCCGGCGGCCCGGTCGCCGCGATCGGCGAGGACCGGTACCTCTTCTTCACCGCCACCCGCGGCACCCCGGACGACGAGGACGAGTGGTGGCCGTGCGAGCTCGACTGCCACCCGGAGACCCTCACCGACCATCCGGGGCTGCGCTGGCACTGCCGCGGCAGCTACGTCCTCCTCCCGCCGTCCTCCCTTGCCGGAGGCATCGAGGTGGGCTGGGTGCGCGGCCCCGAGCAGCCGCTGCCCGATCCGCTGCGGCTGCTGGACGCGCTCACCGACGCCTGCGCCGAGGTCGGCGCCTCGGCCGAGGAGCACTGGCTGATCGGCTGACCGGCCGGGCGGCCTGGCGGCCTGGCGGTTTGGTGCTACGGAAGGGTGAGGATCTCCGCGCCGTCCTCGGTGACCACCAGGGTGTGCTCGAACTGGGCGGTGCGCCGGCGGTCCTTGGTGACCACCGTCCACTGGTCGTCCCAGACCTCGTACTCGTGGGTGCCCAGGGTCAGCATCGGCTCGATGGTGAAGGTCATCCCCGGCTGCATCACGGTGTCCGCGTGCGGGTTGTCGTAGTGCGGGACGATCAGCCCGGAGTGGAACGAGGTGTTGATCCCGTGCCCGGTGAAGTCCCGCACCACGCCGTACCCGAAGCGCTTGGCGTAGGACTCGATGACCCGGCCGATCACGTTGATCCGGCGGCCCGGGCGGACCGCCCTGATGCCGCGGTGGGTCGCCTCCAGGGTGCGCTCGATCAGCAGCTTGGACTCCTCGTCGACCTCGCCGACCGGGTAGGTGGCGTTGAGGTCGCCGTGGACCCCGCCGATGTACGCGGTGACGTCCAGGTTGACGATGTCGCCGTCCTCCAGGACGGTCGAGTCCGGGATGCCGTGGCAGATCACCTCGTTGACGGAGGTGCAGATCGACTTGGGGAAGCCGCGGTAGCCGAGGTCCGAGGGGTAGGCGCCGTGGTCGCACATGTACTCGTGGGCGACCCGGTCCAGCTCGTCGGTGGTCACCCCCGGGGCGATCAGCCGGGCCGCGGCGTCCATCGCCCGGGCGGCGATCCGGCCGGCCGTCCGCATCGCCTCGATCGTCCCGGGCGTCTGCACGTCCGGGCCGGTGTACGGGGTGGGGGCCGGCTTGCCGACGTACTCCGGCCGCCTGATGCTGGCGGGGACGGAGCGGGTAGGGGACAGACGGCCGGGGGCCAGGGGAGTGCTTCGAGCCATGCGGCGGATTCTATTGCGATCGGAGTGGAACGGATGAGCGGTGAAGGTGACAGCGGCGACTGGTACTACTGCCTGAAGCATCAGCGGGTCGAGCAGGGGATGCAGTGCCCGGCGAAGAACCGGCTCGGGCCGTACGCGTCCCGCGGGGAGGCGGAGCAGGCGCTCGACCGTGTCGCCGAGCGCAACAAGGACTGGGACGAGGACCCGCGCTGGTCGTAGTTCTTTCTGTGCTCGCCCCGGGCCCCGGACCGAGCCCGCAGGGCTCATAGGGGGCGCGGGGAACTGCGCGGCCGGCGCCGCAGTCCGCCGCACCCGGCAACCGCACCCGGGTTGCAACCCGAACTCCGTTGCCGGGTGCGGCAGACTGCGGCGCTGCGTTCGGGCGCGTCGCCCTCACAGGGTGAAGTGCGCGGCGATCGGGAGATGGTCGCTGGCCGTGGCGGGGAGGGTCCACGCGCCGACGGGGCTGACGCCCCGGGACATGATCTGGTCGATGCGGGCCATCGGGAACCTCGCCGGCCAGGAGAAGCCGAAACCGTCCCCCGCCGCCCCCTGCGCGGAGCGCAGCTGCGAGGTGATCGGCGCCAGCGCCCGGTCGTTCATGGTGCCGTTGAGGTCGCCCAGCAGCACCAGCCGCTTGTCGGAGTCGGAGGAGATCGCCGACCCCAGCGCCGCCGCGCTGTCGTCCCGCTCGTTCGCGGTGAACCCGCCGTCGAACTTCAGCCGCACCGAGGGCATGTGCGCCACGAAGACCGCCACGTCCCCCTTCGGGTCGTGGACCACCGTCCGCAGCGCCCGGGTCCAGCCGATCCTGATGTCCACCGGCCGGGTCCCGGACAGCGGGTACCTGGACCACAGTCCGACCGTCCCCTCCACCGCGTGGTACGGGTACCTGGCCCTGAGGGCGCTCTCGAAGGACGGCAGCGAGCGCGCGGTCAGCTCCTCCATGGAGATCACGTCCGGGTCGGCCGCCTCCAGGGCGGCCGCCGTCCCCGCCGGGTCCGGGTTGTTCGCGTTGACGTTGTGCTGGACGACCGTGAAGTCGTAGCCGGTGTGCCTGGCCTTGCTGGTGACCTGGTCGCCGAAGAGCATCCCCCAGACCACCACCGGCGCGATCAGCGCGACCAGCGCCGTCGCCGAGCGCCGCACCAGGCCGAGGACCAGCAGCACCGGCACCCCGAGGCCGAACCACGGCAGGAAGGTCTCGGTGAGGCTGCCCAGGTTCCCGAAGCCGTCCGGGATCTGCCGGTGGAAGGCCAGCACCGCCGCCAGCAGCAGGGCCAGCAGGGCCAGGATCCAGCCCCTCCGCCAGGCGCCCCGGTGCGGCCGGAACCGGCCCGCCCCCTGCGGCTCGTATCCGCCTCCGTACCCGCTCGCGTTCCCGTTCCCGTCGTCCCAGCCGTACCCGTCGGCTCCGTCTCGCTCAGCCACTCCGTACCTCACGTACCGCACGTACCGGTTTGCTTCCCTTCACCCCGAAGTTCGGATCAGCGTATGACCGTAGGGACGACTCCCCGGGCACGGAGGGTTCCGAGTTCGGTAAGTGTCACGGAAGGGATGGCGAAACCCCCGTCGACGCCGCCACCCCGTGCAGCGCCGAGTCGACGATCTGCTCGGAGAGCCGCGGGTCGTCCAGCGGCGCACTGTCGTCCAGCAGGGCCCGGATCAGGATCGGGCCCATCACCAGCTCGCAGAGCAGCCGTACGTCGACGTCCGCGCGGATCAGCCCCTCGGCCACCCCGCGCGAGACCACCCGCTGCACCGCCAGCTTCCGCGGCGCCACCACCCGCTCGTGGTAGAGCCGGTAGAGCTCGGGCGCGGCCGCCATCTCACCCAGGACGAGGGAGAGGAGGCCGCGGGAGCGCTTCACCAGGCCGCGCCGGCGCATGAAGTCGACCAGCTGCACCAGGTCCTCGCGGATGTCCCGGCCGGCCGGTTCCGGCGGCTGCTCGTCCAGCCGGACCACCAGGTCGAGGAGGAGGGCGTCGCGGTTCGGCCAGCGCCGGTAGAGGGTGGCCTTCCCCACACCGGCCTCGTGGGCGATCCGGTCGGTGGTGAGGTCGCCCAGGCGGGTGCCGCGCTCCAGCATCCGGTGGACGGCGTCGAAGATGGCCTGCTCGACGGCGGCGCTGCGGGGCCGGCCGCGCCGTGGCTCCGCCCGGTCGTCCCCGGCCGGCCCGCCGTCCGCCTCACCGCGGGACCTCGGCCCGCGCCTGATCGCGCATCTCTTCCGCTCGCTTCGTTCGCCGTCAGCTGAGTGCACCGGCGGCTCCTCTCCCTGCTCGCCCCCCGGCGTCCCGTCCGGACCATCCTCCCGCACCCATCCGCGCAGGTCACGGGGTGGGGTACAGAGAATTCGCAGAACATGCCAGCATGGGGGGCGATCCGGGGACGTTCGCGAGAACGCCACGAGACGACAATTCCAGGAGGAGTGCTCAATGACCGAGCACAGCAACAGCTCCCTGTACGGCGGCGTGACCGGCCGCCGGGTGACCGTGCGGGACCTCGCCAAGGCCAAGCAGAACGGTGAGCGGTGGGCCATGCTCACCGCCTACGACGCCCCCACCGCCGCGGTGTTCGACGAGGCGGGGATCCCCGTTCTGCTGGTCGGCGACTCGGCCGGCAACTGCCACCTCGGCTACGAGACCACCGTGCCGGTGACCATGGACCAGATGGTGATGATGGCGGGCTCGGTGGTGCGCGGCACCGAGCGCGCGCTGATCGTCGCCGACCTGCCGTTCGGCGCGTACCAGGAGTCCGCGCAGCAGGCCCTCCACAACTCGGTGCGGCTGCTGAAGGAGGCCGGCGTCCAGGCGGTGAAGCTGGAGGGCGGCGAGCGGTCGGCGGCCGCCATCCAGCTGCTGGTCGAGGCCGGGATCCCGGTGATGGCGCACATCGGCCTCACCCCGCAGTCGGTGAACGCCTTCGGCGGCTACCCCGTGCAGGGGCGCGGCGACGAGGGCGCCCAGCGGCTGCTGAACGACGCCAAGGCGGTGCAGGACGCCGGGGCCTTCTCGGTGGTGCTGGAGGCGGTGCCGGCGAAGCTGGCCGGCGAGGTGACCAGCGCGCTGCACATCCCGACGGTCGGCATCGGGGCCGGGCCGGACTGCGACGCCCAGGTGCTGGTGTGGACCGACATGGCGGGGATGACCGCCGGCCGGGTCCCGAAGTTCGTCAAGCGGTACGCGGACCTCCGCGGGGTGCTCGGCGCGGCGGCCACGGCCTTCGCGGACGAGGTCCGCGGCGGGGCGTTCCCGGGCGAGGAGCAGTCCTTCAGGTAGCGGCGGCGGCCGGCCCCGGCCCCGAGGGGGGTTCTCACAGAACCACCCTCGGGGCCCGGGTCCGGCCTCCGGGACCGTGATACTGGAGTCCATGGGTCTGGATCACACCGTCGAGCTCAGCGAGTTCCTCCGCTCTCGCCGGGCGCGCCTCACCCCGGAGTCCGTCGGCCTGCCGCCGGCCGTCACCGGCTCGGCGCGCCGGGTGCCCGGCCTGCGCCGGGAGGAGCTGGCCCAGCTGGCCGGGGTCAGCACGGACTACTACACCCGCCTGGAACAGGGCCGGCACCGGAACGTCTCGGCGAGCGTCCTGGAGGCCATCGCCCGCGCCCTCCAGCTGGACGAGACCGAGCAGGCCTACCTGGTCGCGCTCGCCCAGCACCACCGGCACGGCGGCGGCCGGCGGCACTCCCGCTCGGCCCGGCCGAGGCGGGTGCGCCCGAGCCTCCACCAGATGCTCGGCGCCCTGGACGCGGCCACCCCGGCGCTGATCACCGACAGCTCGACCCAGGTGCTGGCCGCCAACCGGCTGGCCCGCTCGCTCTACCCGGACTTCGAGGCGATGCCCTACCGGGAGCGGAACCTGGCCCGGCTGGTCTTCCTCGACGAGTCCGCCCGGGACCTCTTCCCGGACTGGGCCGAGGTCGCCGAGGACACCGCGGCCAACCTCCGGCTGGCCGCCAGCCGGGACTGCGAGGACTCCGGCTTCTGCGAGCTGATCGGCGAACTCGCCGTCAAGTCGCCGGAGTTCCGGACCACCTGGGCCAAGCACACGGTGCGCAGGCGCAGCCACGGGCACAAGCGCTTCCGGCATCCGCAGGTCGGCGAGCTCGCCCTGGAGTACGAGGTGTTCGCCCCGGCCGACGAGCCGGACCAGACCCTGTTCATCTACACCGCGGAGCCCGGCTCCCCCTCGGAGACCGCGCTCCAGCTCCTGGCCAACCTGAGCCTGGGCGACGCCGACAAGAACGCCGGCCGACCGACACAGCACGACACCGACAGCGTGGAGTCACACCGCATATGAGCACCACCAGCGTTCCCGCATACGCCGCTCCTGCCCCCAGTGCCCCGCTGGAGCGCACCATCATCCCGCGGCGCGAGCTGCGCGAGGGCGACATCCTGATCGACATCAAGTACGCCGGCATCTGCCACTCGGACATCCACCAGGTCCGCAACGAGTGGGGCGAGGGCATCTTCCCGATGGTGCCCGGCCACGAGATCGCCGGCGTGGTGGCCGAGGTCGGCCCCGGCGTCACCGACTTCTCGGTGGGCGACCGGGTCGGCGTCGGCTGCATGGTCGACTCCTGCGGCGAGTGCGTCAACTGCCGCAAGGGCGAGGAGCAGTACTGCACCGCCGGCAACATCCCCACCTACAACGGCATCGGCAAGGACGGTGAGCCGACCTACGGCGGCTACTCCACCCAGGTCGTCGTCGACCACAAGTTCGTGCTGCGGATCCCGCACGGGATCTCGCTGGACGAGGCCGCGCCGCTGCTCTGCGCCGGCATCACCACCTACTCGCCGCTGCGGCACTGGAACGCCGGACCCGGCCGGCAGGTCGCCGTCCTCGGCCTGGGCGGGCTCGGCCACCTCGCGGTGAAGATCGCCCACGCGATGGGCGCCGAGGTGACCGTCCTCAGCCACTCCGAGAAGAAGCGCGAGGACGCGGCCAAGCTGGGCGCGGACCACTACGTCAACACCTCGGTGGAGGGCGCGCTCGAGGCGCTGGCCGGGAAGTTCGACGTGATCGTGAACACCGTCTCGGCCAGCCTGGAGCTGGACGCCTACCTGGCCACGCTGACCGTGGACGGCGCCATGGCGAACGTCGGCGCGCCGGAGAAGCCGGTCTCGCTGAACCTCTTCTCGCTGATCGGCGGGCGGCGCTCGCTGGCCGGCTCGATGATCGGCGGTATCCGGGAGACCCAGGAGATGCTGGACTTCTGCGCCGAGCACGGGATCGGCGCCGAGATCGAGCTGATCTCCGCCGACCGCATCAACGAGGCCTACGACCGGGTGGTCGCCAGCGACGTCCGCTACCGCTTCGTGATCGACACCGCCACGATCTGACGGACGCGCCCTCGCTGCGTGCCGCCGCCCCCTGATCCACGCCCCCCGGGGCGCCGGACCGGGGGCGGCGGCCCGCCGCGAGGTGCGTTGCGGGCGTCCCCCGGCCTGGGGCTGGGGGGCCGCTCCCGGGCACGCGGCGGGGTACGGAGGCGTTGAGCACAGGGAGCGTCGCTTGCTGCGGGTCAGCCGCGCACGGCAGGATGGCGCCCCACGCAACCCTCAGCCCCAGCCATGGAGCGCACCCCGGATGACCGCGACCGACGAACGCACCCGCCCCCGCTCGGCGGGCCACAACCGTGTCAGCAACGTCTTCTGGGTGCTGCTGGCGGTCTTCGGCGCCTCCGGCTACCTGGTCTGGGACCACTTCGGCAACGTCCGCTTCGGCGTCTTCCTCTTCGTGATCTCGGGCTGGCTGGTCTCCCTCTGCCTCCACGAGTACGCCCACGCCCGTACCGCCCTGCACAGCGGGGACATCGGCGTCGGGGTCCGCGGCTACCTCACCCTCAACCCGCTGAAGTACACCCACCCGGTGTACAGCTTCCTGCTGCCCGTGGTCTTCATCATCATCGGCGGCATCGCGCTGCCCGGCGGGGCGGTCTTCATCGACCGGGGGCGGATCCGCAAGCGCGGCCAGCACAGCCTGATCTCGGCCGCCGGGCCCGCGATCAACGCCCTCTTCGCGGTCGCCTGCCTGCTGCCGCTGGGGGCCGGGTGGCTGGACTCGGCGCCGACGGAGTTCGCCGCCGCGCTCGGCTACCTGGGGGCGCTCGAGGTCATCGCGACCGTCCTCAACCTGGTGCCGATCCCCGGCCTGGACGGCTACGGGATCATCGAGCCCTGGCTGTCGTACCAGACCCGGCGGGCGTTCGCGCCCTTCGCTCCGTACGGGATGATGGCGATCTTCGTCCTGCTGTGGACGCCGTCGCTGAACCAGTGGTTCTTCACGGACATCGTCGGCGGCGTGCTGGGCTGGTTCGGGAACGCCGGCGGATACGCGGCGGTCGGCCAGGAGCTCTTCCGCTTCTGGCACGCCAACCTGCTGGGCTACGGCGGCTGAGCGGGAGCAGCCGTCCGCCGACCCCCGCTAGCGGCGGGCGCGGCGCAGCTGGACCCAGCCGACGTTGGACGCCAGGCCGGCCAGCAGCACCCACAGCAGCCCGACCCACAGGCCCGCCAGGGCCGAGACCACGGCGGCGAGCAGCGCCAGCGCGGCGAGGATGAACGCGAAGAGCGAGAAACGCGGCATGGGGCGGGCTCCTGGGGGTGCGGTACGGCTGCCGCCCCACATTCTCCCCGACGCCTCCGCGACTCCCGCCCAGGGGTCGCGGGTCGGCTCGGCGGGTCCGTGCGGCGGGTCCGCTCAGACGTCGGTGATCCGCAGGCCCGCGTGCGCCTTGTAGCGGCGGTTCACCGAGATCAGGTTGGCCACCAGCGACTCCACCTGGTGGGCGTTGCGCAGCCGGCCGGCGAAGACCCCGCGCATGCCGTCGATCCGGCCCGCCAGCGCCTGCACGATGTCGGTGGCCTCGCGCTCCTCGCCGAGCACCAGCACATCGGTGTCGATCTTCTCGATCTCCGGGTCCTGGAGGAGGACCGCCGAGAGGTGGTGGAAGGCGGCCGTCACCCTGGAGTCCGGCAGCAGGGCGGCGGCCTGCTCGGCGGCGCTGCCCTCGGCCGGCTTCAGCGCGTAGGCGCCCTTCTTGTCGAAGCCCAGCGGGTTGACGCAGTCGACCACGATCTTCCCGGCCAGCTGCTCGCGCAGGGCGGTCAGCAGATCGCCGTGGCCCTCCCAGGGCACGGCCACGATGACGATGTCGCTCTCGGCGGCGGTGGTCGCGTTGTCCGCGCCGCGCACGCCCGCACCGCCCGGCAGCTCGGCCAGCTCGGCGGCGGCCGTCCCGGCCCGCTCGGCGCTGCGGGAGCCGATCACGACGGCCTGCCCGGCCTTGGCGAGGCGGTAGGCGAGGCCGCGGCCCTGCGGCCCGGTGCCGCCGAGGACGCCGACGGTAAGACCGGAGACGTCGGGCAGCTCGTGCGGGTCCTTCCTGGGCTTGGCAGCCGGGGCGGACGCGGAGTCGGCAGAGGCGGCGGAGTCGTTGGCACGATCAGGTGTGGTCATGCCCGAATCCTCCCATCGCCGCCGGTCACTTGGCAGGATGGGCCCCCGTGGATGGGTCCAGGGTCACACTGCTGCGGGAGCTCCTCGCCGGCACCGGCTGGGTCGAGTCGACGGCGGAGTTCGCCGGGGGGCTGCACGCGGCGGTGACCCGGCGGTCGGCCAGGCCGGGAGGCCTGCTGCTGGTCGGCGGCGAGGCGGAGGAGCCCTGGCACCTGGCCGCGCACCTCACCGACGAGGCCGGCTGGTGCGGCGTCCCGGAGCTGGCCCCGACCCTCGTCAGGCACCGGGTCCCGGACGGGGCGCCGGGCCATCTCGCCGTTCCGCTACGGAGGTTGGAGGAGGCGCGGCGCAACGAGACGGTCTTCGTGGTGGGCGGCGGCGGACTCGGCGAGGGCGTGCTGCAGCGGGTCTCGGACGCCCGCAGGACCGGCGCCACGGTCCTCGCCCTGGAGGACGGTGATCCGGAGCTGCGCGCGCTGGCGCACGAGGCGCTGGCCGCGCCGGGCGGCGACGACCCCGTCACCCTGGACGTCCTCCAGCACCTGGTCAGCAGCGCGGCCGGCACGGCCCGCCGCGGCGGCGCGCGAGCGCTGCTGCGCCGCTGGTTCCCACCGGCCGGCTCCGCCGCCGACCTCCGCTGGTGAGCGGCCGGCGCCGGGCCCTGGCCGCTTTCCCCGCAGCGGCGGCGGTGCGCTCGTTGCCGACGGCGGCACGGCAGGTGACGCTTGGCGGATGGGATTCGAGGAGCTTCACGCGACAGGACGCGACACCTTCGGACAGCTGATCCCGGGCGGCGCCGAGCGCCTCGCGGAGATGTTCCGCGCCGCCCCCGCACTCGCGGAGACCGCCGTCGGCACGGTCTACGGCCACCTCCACCACCGCACCGCCCTGGACCCCCGCACGCGGGAGGCGGTCGCCCTCGCGGCGATCCTCGCGGCCGGCATGTACGAGGGCCCCCTCAGGGTGCACCTCGGCACCGGGCTCGCGGCCGGCCTCGCCCCCGGCGAGATCGCCGAAGTCCTGCTGGAGACCGCCGCGTTCGCCGGGTTCCCGCGGGCGGTCTCCGCGCTGCCCGCGGTGCGGGCCGCCTTCGAGCAGTCCGGCGCCCCGGTGCCGCCCCCGCCGGCGCCGAGGGAGACCGCGCTCGCCCACCTCGCCGCCACCGGCGTCGACACCACCGGCGCACGGGTGGTGGCGACATCCCCCGACGAGGTGGTCGCGGTCTTCTCCGCCGAGCGCATCCTGCATCTTCACATCGAGGGCTCCGAGGTGATCTCGACTACCTGGCTCCGCTCGGAGAGGATGAGCGGGTGAAAACGTTGTCATTCCCCAACACCGAACTGCGCGCCTCCAACGTCGTCCTGGGGCTGATGCGCATCGCCGAACTCGACGACGAGCAGATCCGCACGCTCTACGGCAGCGCCCGGGACGCCGGGATCAACGCCTTCGACCACGCCGACATCTACGGCCCGACCCGCCACGCGTGCGAGGCCCGCTTCGGGGAGGCCGTCAAGCTGACGCCCGCCGACCGCGAGTCGATCGTGATCACCAGCAAGGTCGGCATCCGCCCCGGCTTCTTCGACTTCTCCAAGGAGCACATCCTCCGCTCCGTCGACGAGTCGCTGGCCGCGCTGCGGACGGAGTACCTGGACGTCCTCCTCCTCCACCGCCCGGACACCCTGGTCGAGCCGGAGGAGGTCGCGGCGGCCTTCGACGAGCTGCACGCCGCCGGGAAGGTGGTGAACTTCGGCGTCTCCAACCACACCCCCGCCCAGATCGAGCTGCTGAAGACCGCCGTCCGCCGTCCGCTGGTGGCCAACCAGGTGCAGCTGAGCATCACCCACTGCCCGCTGATCGCCTCCGGCATCGCCTCCAACATGGCCGGCCTGGACCAGTCGATCAGCCGGGACAACGGCCTGCTCGACTACTCCCGCCTGCACGGGATGACCCTGCAGGCCTGGTCGCCGTTCCAGAAGGGGTTCTTCGACGGGGTCTTCATCGGCGACCGGGAGAACTACCCGGAGCTGAACGACGTCCTGGCGGAGCTGGCCGAGAAGTACCAGGTGACGCCGACCGGCATCGCGGTCGCCTGGATCACCCGCCACCCGGCGAACATGCAGGTCGTCCTCGGCACCACCAACCCCGGCCGGGTCGCCGAGTCCGCCGCCGGCTCGGAGCTGCCGCTCACCCGCGAGGAGTGGTACCGGCTCTTCCGCGCCGCCGGGCACGTCGTGCCGTAACCGGAGGAGGGCCGAGGGGCGGCCGGTTCCCGCCCCGGCGCAGCCCCTGGGTCAGCGCGAGCGCCGCTCCCGCGCCGGCGATCGCCAGCGCGGCGAGCGGGCGGGCCCACCAGTGGCCGGCGTGGCCCACGTCCGCCGAGGCGGCGACGAGGACCAGGGCCGAGGCCCCGTACCCGGCGAGCAGCGCCGCCGGGCGCAGCCGGCGCCGGCCCACCGGCCCGGCCGTCCGCGCGTCGACCAGGACCAGATAGCTCAGCAGCAGCACGGTGTCCGCGGCCGCGAGCGCCACCGGCGGTGCGCCGCCGCCGCGGACCGCCGCGACCAGCACGCAGGCCACCGCGAACACCGTGTTGCGGTGCTGGACCAGCCGGGGCCACCAGCGGTAGGACACCGTCACCGGACGCCGTGCGCGGGACGGCCCGGCGCACCAGGCGAGCACCAGCAGCAGCACGGTCAGGGGCAGGTCGCCGAGTTCGGACGGACGGGCCACGGCGAGGGCGAGGAGCAGGGCGAGGCCGCGCTCGGCCGCCGTCCCGAGGGCGGCCGCCAAGCCCCCGGCGCGGGCCGGGCCGGCCGTCCGGCCGCTCATCGGGTCCTCCCGTGGACGCGGGTGCGCAGCAGCGGCGCCAGGGCGAGGTCCAGCAGCCCTTCGCCCTCGCCGCCTCGGCCGGCTGCCCCGGCGTCCGGCTGGGCGCGCCAGGTGACCACCGGCATCCCGTGCTCGGCGAGCGAGAAGCGGAGGGCGCTGCGGTCGATCCGCCACAGCC contains the following coding sequences:
- a CDS encoding SPOR domain-containing protein gives rise to the protein MSGEGDSGDWYYCLKHQRVEQGMQCPAKNRLGPYASRGEAEQALDRVAERNKDWDEDPRWS
- a CDS encoding TetR/AcrR family transcriptional regulator, which produces MHSADGERSERKRCAIRRGPRSRGEADGGPAGDDRAEPRRGRPRSAAVEQAIFDAVHRMLERGTRLGDLTTDRIAHEAGVGKATLYRRWPNRDALLLDLVVRLDEQPPEPAGRDIREDLVQLVDFMRRRGLVKRSRGLLSLVLGEMAAAPELYRLYHERVVAPRKLAVQRVVSRGVAEGLIRADVDVRLLCELVMGPILIRALLDDSAPLDDPRLSEQIVDSALHGVAASTGVSPSLP
- a CDS encoding bifunctional DNA primase/polymerase; this encodes MDATGKTGDAGVSRFGSWWRRALPGGEETQGGVRARSLTRSRSRGTRAATPDERRDLLLAAVRAGFPVAPAAHSAGYRCSCDRVGCPSPAQHPISFAWQTQASTDPEQIDHWLARYPEANFVTATGRAHDVLDVPASAGRLALERIEASGGPGGPVAAIGEDRYLFFTATRGTPDDEDEWWPCELDCHPETLTDHPGLRWHCRGSYVLLPPSSLAGGIEVGWVRGPEQPLPDPLRLLDALTDACAEVGASAEEHWLIG
- the npdG gene encoding NADPH-dependent F420 reductase, coding for MTTPDRANDSAASADSASAPAAKPRKDPHELPDVSGLTVGVLGGTGPQGRGLAYRLAKAGQAVVIGSRSAERAGTAAAELAELPGGAGVRGADNATTAAESDIVIVAVPWEGHGDLLTALREQLAGKIVVDCVNPLGFDKKGAYALKPAEGSAAEQAAALLPDSRVTAAFHHLSAVLLQDPEIEKIDTDVLVLGEEREATDIVQALAGRIDGMRGVFAGRLRNAHQVESLVANLISVNRRYKAHAGLRITDV
- a CDS encoding endonuclease/exonuclease/phosphatase family protein; its protein translation is MLALLALLLAAVLAFHRQIPDGFGNLGSLTETFLPWFGLGVPVLLVLGLVRRSATALVALIAPVVVWGMLFGDQVTSKARHTGYDFTVVQHNVNANNPDPAGTAAALEAADPDVISMEELTARSLPSFESALRARYPYHAVEGTVGLWSRYPLSGTRPVDIRIGWTRALRTVVHDPKGDVAVFVAHMPSVRLKFDGGFTANERDDSAAALGSAISSDSDKRLVLLGDLNGTMNDRALAPITSQLRSAQGAAGDGFGFSWPARFPMARIDQIMSRGVSPVGAWTLPATASDHLPIAAHFTL
- the map gene encoding type I methionyl aminopeptidase is translated as MARSTPLAPGRLSPTRSVPASIRRPEYVGKPAPTPYTGPDVQTPGTIEAMRTAGRIAARAMDAAARLIAPGVTTDELDRVAHEYMCDHGAYPSDLGYRGFPKSICTSVNEVICHGIPDSTVLEDGDIVNLDVTAYIGGVHGDLNATYPVGEVDEESKLLIERTLEATHRGIRAVRPGRRINVIGRVIESYAKRFGYGVVRDFTGHGINTSFHSGLIVPHYDNPHADTVMQPGMTFTIEPMLTLGTHEYEVWDDQWTVVTKDRRRTAQFEHTLVVTEDGAEILTLP
- a CDS encoding NAD(P)-dependent alcohol dehydrogenase; protein product: MSTTSVPAYAAPAPSAPLERTIIPRRELREGDILIDIKYAGICHSDIHQVRNEWGEGIFPMVPGHEIAGVVAEVGPGVTDFSVGDRVGVGCMVDSCGECVNCRKGEEQYCTAGNIPTYNGIGKDGEPTYGGYSTQVVVDHKFVLRIPHGISLDEAAPLLCAGITTYSPLRHWNAGPGRQVAVLGLGGLGHLAVKIAHAMGAEVTVLSHSEKKREDAAKLGADHYVNTSVEGALEALAGKFDVIVNTVSASLELDAYLATLTVDGAMANVGAPEKPVSLNLFSLIGGRRSLAGSMIGGIRETQEMLDFCAEHGIGAEIELISADRINEAYDRVVASDVRYRFVIDTATI
- the panB gene encoding 3-methyl-2-oxobutanoate hydroxymethyltransferase; its protein translation is MTEHSNSSLYGGVTGRRVTVRDLAKAKQNGERWAMLTAYDAPTAAVFDEAGIPVLLVGDSAGNCHLGYETTVPVTMDQMVMMAGSVVRGTERALIVADLPFGAYQESAQQALHNSVRLLKEAGVQAVKLEGGERSAAAIQLLVEAGIPVMAHIGLTPQSVNAFGGYPVQGRGDEGAQRLLNDAKAVQDAGAFSVVLEAVPAKLAGEVTSALHIPTVGIGAGPDCDAQVLVWTDMAGMTAGRVPKFVKRYADLRGVLGAAATAFADEVRGGAFPGEEQSFR
- a CDS encoding helix-turn-helix domain-containing protein gives rise to the protein MGLDHTVELSEFLRSRRARLTPESVGLPPAVTGSARRVPGLRREELAQLAGVSTDYYTRLEQGRHRNVSASVLEAIARALQLDETEQAYLVALAQHHRHGGGRRHSRSARPRRVRPSLHQMLGALDAATPALITDSSTQVLAANRLARSLYPDFEAMPYRERNLARLVFLDESARDLFPDWAEVAEDTAANLRLAASRDCEDSGFCELIGELAVKSPEFRTTWAKHTVRRRSHGHKRFRHPQVGELALEYEVFAPADEPDQTLFIYTAEPGSPSETALQLLANLSLGDADKNAGRPTQHDTDSVESHRI
- a CDS encoding site-2 protease family protein; this encodes MTATDERTRPRSAGHNRVSNVFWVLLAVFGASGYLVWDHFGNVRFGVFLFVISGWLVSLCLHEYAHARTALHSGDIGVGVRGYLTLNPLKYTHPVYSFLLPVVFIIIGGIALPGGAVFIDRGRIRKRGQHSLISAAGPAINALFAVACLLPLGAGWLDSAPTEFAAALGYLGALEVIATVLNLVPIPGLDGYGIIEPWLSYQTRRAFAPFAPYGMMAIFVLLWTPSLNQWFFTDIVGGVLGWFGNAGGYAAVGQELFRFWHANLLGYGG